The nucleotide window TCAAGAAGAAAAATAGGAGGGGCTGGATGAAATTCACCCACCaaaaatacactgtacatgaaACATGACAGTCTCCCAACAAAATATTTACACCACCATTTTAGCCCTCTCCCATTTTTTTTCCCCGACCTCGGCTGCATCATCACCCTTACCTTAATCCAGACGTCTTCAAGACACTGACTGGCCGTTGGCCTCTTCCTGAGGAGTAATAAGAGGTCAGATATTTACTTTGAAACATCTTCAACATTGACATTCAAGGCTTTTTACGACTGTAGTGTGATATTACACAGACAACCTATATGTTCTACTAGGATCTTAAATGACTTCTACAATATAAGAAAGCTGATTTAGAACTTACTTAAGATTGACCATGAGCATCTTGGTAATGAAGTCCTTAAGCTTCAGTAAGACAAATGCAGACAGAATACTTTGGACCTTTGATAAAGGGTTTTTAAGATTCCTAACTTCTTAGTATCTTAAATGGTTTGAGTTTTAAGATTAAGACCTACTTGGGATCGACCACGAGCATCTTGGTGATGAAGTCCTTGGCCTCGTTGGAGATGTGGTTGAAGATCTTCTGGTCGAAGGCCCAGCGGCCGGCCTTCACGCGCGTGTACGTCTCCTTGTCATTGTTACCCATGAAGGGGGAAACTCCGCTCAGCCTAAAGGAAAGTTGGAGAAAAGTGATGTCAAACCAGTTTAGCCCGCCAAAGatctaatcttccactggtcttgaTAGAGACAGGCTGTTGAATATGTATGTAACAGGTACATTGTAGGGTTTAAAACAGAGAAAAGTGATCTCAAATTAGTTTCTGTTTAACCGACATAACCACCTTTCGctgaaacacaccagcttcgctgGCACTgcatgcatatgtacatgtattacactaaACAACTTGTTACACTTAATCTTTGCACATCTATATTTGGCTACAAGCGTTGTAtgtatttagtgaggatgcctCTATCTACTGTACTTGGAGGTAGCATGTTCCCTTTTCAATGGTTGTAGGAAAAAACTAAGTTTAACTatctgaagagctaatcttccaagttggttgtgacagagaagacagatgctatatacaggttcattgtaccagcaAAATTTCCCGTCAATATAAGGAACTTGAATTCAAAGAAGTCCATATCGCCTTAAGATTCTGTAAGACTCTTACAAGACATAAAGCAGGACCCCTGTGCTCCAGATGTCGGTCGTCAGGTGCACAGGTTCCTTAGCTACCGTCTCCGGGGCGACGAACTCCGGCGTTCCAAACCTGCAGGTCTCGGGTGTTTCCGGCGACAGTTGCCGTGACAACCCGAAGTCGCACAGCTTGAGCTGACCTGACTCTGACTTGGTGAGGAGGAGGTTCTCAGGCTGGGGGGCAAAGGGTAAAGGTCACTATTACTATATAGGTTCTAGCCTCTTAAGacttgcaacaggtacaatgtatggcaacttgtagaaacatgacaattgaactatttctaatatctaacaacTCTAAAGAACTGATCTAATATATGAATAACAATAGAGAAAAAGTATCTAATAGTGTGCATGGTGATGGTCTAGAACAGTCCATTGGTTGGTGCTTTTCTGGGAAAATGTATCAGTGTCACGAAGGTGAaatcataaatgaaatacataatgCCATGTACCTTGATGTCCAAGTGGACAATGTCCTTGCTGTGTATGTACTGCAGCGCCCCTAGCAGCTGGGCGAGGTACTGCACGATGTCGGCCTCGCACAGGTCCGGCACCTTCACCAGATGCTCCAGCAGCTCTCCCATCGCAACGCTGCCCAGGGTTAAGGTGCTTCTTACTCTCACACAGTCCTCTGATCTACTCATCTCATCTAGCCCTTAGTTTAGCCTAATTATTAATTAACTTCTAGTTTaaactacttttctctaaacatgaaatcgcggtcgctttcaatcacttccaaagtgccaaaattgtcaatctgaaaacatctttggaaagctgacaccttccaccatctcactggcgagtttgttttgtcagatgtagtcgttaacgcaacttagaaagggatttgtcaggaaatggctgataggaatctgagtttcaatgcgattcacgtggtttgattggtcggggtgttacTCTCACAGACATCTTGTACTAAGCTCATTTAGTTGTGGACTATTATTTGACCATTGGGACACCTCAtcagatctggcaaccagttttctccacccttctccaTTTTCTGTTCTTCTCAATGTTTCACCTAGTGTcatggattgtaatgaaatTTTGTATCTGATTAGGTCCTAAACTATCAGAGAAATGTATAGATTTTTGGTCACCACACATTTTCATGTGGTTGATGCAGTCCTTTGTAAAATGTAAACTGCAAAATGTATAGTTTTCATAATCCACTCTATTGGGCTGCTCCATGAGACAAAATTAAACTGAGTGTATTGGTCAATCTAGTTGTAATTATCATGAGAACTAGCCCAGAATCTGCCAGGCTTAAACACCATGTCTTTTCTGAAAGGATACTATTCCATCACCATGACAATGAACTTGTTGTCCAGGAATGTTTCCGCCAGTCGCACAATCCCAGCATGCTCCAGTTTGGCCATGACCGTGACCTCCCGATGAAGGTCGGCCTTGCGGTGCGGCTTGTAGCGGATGTACTTCGCAGCAAACTTCTTCCCCGTTTTGCGGTGAGTCACTCGCTTGATGATCCCAAAAGCACCTCTGGAACAACAGGACAGGTTCAGGAAAATTCtaaactttgatccaacaccaagagttgaactcaccatgaattttcggttgGACCTCCAACCTTCGTCACATGTTCAATCCGCAACGGTGGGAGATTCCGTCTGCCCGCTGCGTTCGattcactgctgacgtcatcacgtctcCGACTTCCCGGCGTTCAACGCAGTGGATCGAACATCTGACAAAGGTTGGAGGTCcaaccgaaaattcatggtgagttcaactcttggtgttggatcaaagtttaaaattttccaatatgtactctaccaacacagatgagctttcatgcgagGACAGGTTCAGGTTTGGACAGGATGTGCAGTGAAGAAAGGGGCTGTTCTCACTCTGGATAACAAGCATTTGTTGATTTATAATAATAAAATTGATAATAAAAAGCTCACCACACTAATCTTCAAAGATACTGGTGATAAGCCCCAGTGGTATCAATTATGATTTTTGCGCTGGTTCAAACCGATTGCTTCCAAACTCAATGAACAGCGTACTGTTAAAGCTGGCCTTTTTTTGTAAACCCTTATTTATAATTGTCCCATTgtcacaagcattaagaatcctgtcaatatataaagtgaccacctgtccgcaTAGACCAGATATAATCGGTACcttaagtggtcttcttgtgggtagttttgactgtaatgttatatctaccacaggggtttttctagaaaaattaaacaagagggagcacacacaggcaagggagtgaattctatATATTTATGTAAGAATCCATcgctgagggaaggctgtatgctggggattaagctaaaatctgaatttgacaagggggcgctgggctgaaacaagagggcgcagcgcccctctttcctgatttagatgaacccctgtacCAATAGACAAGAGCTGTACAGTTTTACCCAGAAGTAGTTTACTGTACAATTATGTTCTCCAGATTGAGAAGTTTTTCTCCATGGTACTTACTTGCCCAGCTCCTCGTGTATCCTGTACTGCTCCCTGATTGTGTGGATTTTGGTCCAGCAGGTTTCCTCGTCTTCTGCATCTGTGGACTCCGGCACTACAGATTGCAAAGATATGCAAACTTTACTTTTTgtgggttgtttttttttgccttaaGAAATTAACCAGAAGACTGTCACagtgactttttttattcaaagatgaAGTAACTTGAGCATTTCACAATATGGTTTTTAAGATATTTTACTGTAGTGAGGACATAGTAATTTGAGTCTAGATACATTCTAAGACAATATCTTGCCTCGAGACACTGACTACCCTGAACCAACCAAGCAATGAGCAACCAAGTAACTTCAGCTTTGTACAAGATAATTGCCAAGATACCTTAGCCAGAGATAGTTTGACTTGAGACTAGAATACATCCTAAGACCCCTTACCTGGAGACACAGTGACCTGTGCTTTACAGGAGACCTCTCCAGCGATGTTCTTAGCCGTGTACGTGTCGGACAGGATAGCATCTAAGATACCTTTCTAAAGATGCAGTAACTAAAAGATACATCCTAAGACCCCGTACCAGGAGACACAGTGACCTGTGCTTTACAGGACACCTCCCCTGCTCTGTTCTTAGCGGTGCAGGTGTACACGCCAGTGTCAGACAGTACAGCGGAGTTAATGGTAATAATAGCCACAATATCTAAGAGTTTCTTACTATTATAATAGAACATCTTACCTGGAGACACTGTGACCTGTGCCTTGCAGGAGACCTCCCCTGCTCTGTTCTTAGCGGTGCAGGTGTAGACGCCCGTGTCAGACAGAACAGCGGAGTTGATGGTCAGAACCACCTCCTCATCGCTACGGGTCCTGGTGATGCGCTTCTCCTTAGGAAGTTCCTCCGAGCCCTGCAAACACATAAAAAATTCAGTCTGcaagttctgtatctgtacagccggtataactacCCTTCTGcccaacacaccagcttctactGAATGATTTAGTTGTGACTGTATACTTCTGATGATGAACTCCGCTCTGTCATGCTTGACAGGGACCTGTGGCAACACTTGTGTCAActacagaggatgaactgaactaaaCCAAACTGTATACTTCCACTCTTTAATTCTTTTTGGAAGTTCTAGTGGAAAGCATGATCTGCCCTGATGTTGCTAAACACAGTCAGATCATGCAACCATGTGATGTCAGGAAAAGGTTCATCGCACAGTGTTAGACAGATCTACATGTTTAGAGAGCCCTTGGCTATGTTCTTTAACCCCTACAAGAGCGTTATTGATTTTACCTGGTTGTTAGGTTCAGGTGATACACACCTTGAGCCAGGTGTGCCGGGGAAGGTTTGCCGAATAGCAGTAGCCAGACCTGTGCATAGCTCCCAGACCATGTTCTTACAATGCCTACAAGAGCCTTAATCAAGATTATGCCTGGTTGTTTAGGTACAGTACTTTGAGCCAGAGCCTTTAAGAGCATTCCTTGCTGTAAGATACAGGTAAGGTACATGTGATACACACCTTGAGCCATGTGATGTCGGGGAAGGGTTTGCCGAACAGTCTGACCTCCAGCCGACCCGTCTCCCCCACGTACATCTCCACATCCTCCATGATGTCCTCAAACTGGGGAGACTCtgcagacaacaaacaaacaaataaataaacaacagcAGGGAAACAAATCAGCAGTGACCGACCATatcacaaaaaacaacagtgtaATACTGGGACTGGCCAAGGTGACAGACCATATCATTAGAAACAACAGACTATATAATGTCCAAAAAGTTTGAGGATTGGACTGTCCAATCCTCAAACTTTGGAGACTCTGCAAACTCTGTGAATTTTTGTAAAACATCAGGTTTCTGGGAGTCTTGTATTACAAACTGTGAGACTGAGGCTAGTCCGCAGACGACAGCAGGGGAATCTCTGTGCAACATCACGGTTTCTGTCAGTTTGAGGCACACAAAAATAGGATCTCACCAATTGCTGTCTAGCGGAATCAAAAGGGGGCCTTTTATATCACAGAAGTATATATTTGAAAGACAATGACTGGATTGTTTACTAGTGTTTGTTTACCTGCAAGTCCGAGGCACACGGAGCAGGCCATGGCGCCGTGTTGGTTCTCTGCCTTGACCTGGTACTGCCCCATGTCCCTCAGCGAGACGCTCTGAACCGTCAGGCTGGACTCCCCCGTCCTGGCGTCAAACACCGGCTGGTGCTTCCTGCTCTCTGCAACAGCAAACAGGAACTTGTGAACAACACTTTATCAAGTTCCAGCTATGCTACCTAGTGCTAATCCTGACCTTAGCTCAGCATACTTCAGAACACAGCTGTCTAGCAATGAACTACTCTAACCTAGCACTTGTCCTGACCTTATTGTTGTTACCTAGCACTAGTCCTGACCTTGTATGACCTTCCCCGTCCACAGCCACTGCACTGTGCTGACCGCCGGCCGGGTGCTCAGCATGCAGGAGAAGACGGCCGTGGAGCCCTCCAGCGTGAAGCAGTCCTCGGGCAGCGCAAGGAACTCGGGCGCTCCGGGCGGCCCGCGGCGCTTCACGGACCCCTGCCGTACCAGACCTGGTCTCCCCAACACATCCTCGTCTTCCGAGTCTGAGCCTGTTGCAaaacgaagaagaagaagagtttGCTCACGGGAAAGATGCGCCGGTAAGTTTAAGACATGAAGCTGAAGTCTCAAACCACAGAGAAGATCTCTCATTCAGTAGTTGGGAAAATGAAAgggaagaccccccccccccaactcaTCCTCATTCTCTGAGTCTGAGTCTGAGGGAGACAGCATTTGTACAGGTGAGACTAAGGATGCACTGGTACGTTAGACACGAAGTCAAACGTTAAGTCTCAAACTCTTAGCCCAACCACCTGCAGGTAAAATTCAGTAGTTGTGGGAAAATGTCAATTGCCAACTTCTGTGATTTCTTCACAGCAATTTAAAAGCAAAGTAAAGCTTCAAAACGGCAACCAGGAAAAATGTCAGCCCCAGGCCCAACCTTCTCGTATGTTGGAGGCCGTGCTCTCTTCGGACGGCTCGCTGACACCGAAGTCGTTCTCGGTGCTGACACGGAAGAAGTAGACGCAGTCCTCCTGCAGGCGGTCCACCAGGTAAGACGTCTCACGCACGTTCTTAGCCTTCACCTGCCACCGGGTGTCCTGCAAGGAACAGGGACGGGTCAGaaacttggtacatgtatacatgtaagactTAAAGAATACTTTCAGGTTGGACAAATTAAccttctttaacctttagcctaCTATGGTTGTAGTTTGgcttcaaatttgtattggttatagggttaggcagcagggagaaggttaaaatgtaATTACAACTTTAAACATATTCATTTGGTACTTGATTGGCATGATACTTTTTTGTACATCTTGTCCTAATTAAATAATATAATTGCTTTAGACAGTTGTTGACAtggtgcccttgggaaagacacttaacacaaatttccccACTTTTCTGAGAAAGTGAGTATCGAGCTTCGGCTAGGGCCGTCCctcggataagacgttaaatgaaggtcacATGTTTGactgaggagagccacaccttgagcacatttAAAGGATCCACCAAACTTTTTGAAAAGATAAGGGGTCCTTTCTTGAATGAGTTGATCAAATAAATCAGTCTAAATATGTAGCTTGTACTGTTGAGTACAAaccaggtgtgttatgccatgaggccaTTTACTGGGAATGCAATACGAACAAACGAAGCTTGTTATGCAGTTGAGATTGTAATGCACCTCTGACTCCCTGAACTCGATGATGTATGACAGGGAACTCTCGGTGTCCTGCTGTGGCGGCGGCGGGTTCCACGACAGGATCAGACTCGTCGCCGTGCGGCTGGAGATGCGCGGACTCCCGTACGGAGGCTTTGGAGCAACtgggacagaaaaacaaaataaaacaccaGGTTAGGGGAAAAACTCATTAATCCTTGTCTGAATCACCAGGGAATTCTGCAGTTCTTATCTGTACAAGGATGACATCTCGAGGGATGACTGCACACTCTAAAacaatgcaacatcagtaatctCTGCATGAGGCATGCACTCTTCTGATAttcattcttgagaaggcctcaatgacactgtacaatgtagttcaaTGTGGCAACCTTAGGCTTCCTGATATAAATACACTCAGTATATTAGAATTCACAGTTGATGTTTACTTATTAGTGgggaaaaaataagaaaaccaGATTCATTTTGTAAAGTTGATAAAAAACGTGATGGCATACTTTCCCTGCTGCGACTCTTCTTGATCTGTGGCTTTGGCGATCGGGGCGGGGTCTGATCTCTGTCCTCCTCTGTAACACctgcaataaacaaacaagcttAAGGTCACCCTGACAACTGTGATATTGGCGGGTTTACGAAATACGGGATCATTTTTTCCACTAGTAACAGTAGGAACACTTTTTCTGCCTTTTGTTGCTATCATGATATTTGAAAAGTTCTGCCTAGGATGAAAGCAtctttgcagttcattgtagaCAGAATCTAAAGTTCTATAtcacatatctatacatgcgACTTGCCACACATGTAGCAAGACTGCTTGCCACACATGTAGCAGGACTGCTTGCCCCACATGTAGCAGGATTGTTTGCCGCACATGTAGCAGGACTGTTTGCAACATTCTCACCTTCTGTCTCCACATGTAACTTTGCCACACATGTAGCAGGACTGTTTGCTACATTCTCACCTTCTGTCTCCACATGTAACTTTGCCACACATGTAGCCTTCCCAGCTGGACTGTTCGCTACACAAGCGTAGACTCCGATGTCCCCCTTGCTGGCATTGCTGATGACCAGGGTTGCCACGCCCTCTTCTgtacaaacaacagaaaaacatcCGTAATAAATTTTCTGTGTCGTTGCTCTGAGTACtggaaatgaagaaatgtttgcagtggttttatgttcgtgattTTCGTGGTACGCTCTTTGCCACCACGAAATATTTTGCCCTCccacccccttgtctactattgtctcaagcgcaaacttaaaaccactgcgaacactccattttgtccctatcatgaaattaaaaccatgtgaacttgaatgcatttgcagtatcttGTACTCAatgactgtgtacatgtaattctttGTAGTACAACATTTATAGTCCCTGGcttttgaattgaattgtgtctctatttcaagttcaaggtttCTAGTCTGCTTTGCACTTCACATTAAGGCTGAGTTGTTAAAGATGTCCTTAAGATATCCTTTCCTGTTCACAAGATGCTTACATATGACACATCTTTAAGACATTCTGACCTGTGTAAGACATCTTGACCCTCCGTGCTGCCGCCACTTCCCTCTTCTTGTGGAACCACATGACCTTTGGCCTGGGGTCGCCTGTAATCCGACACTGGAAGGTCGCAGTCTCGCCCTCTGACACGGCGCTGTTCTGCAGACGCTGCACAAAGTTTGGGATGATGCCGACTGCGGCGGCTACCGTGGTGGAACCGCCTTCTCGACTGGAAACAGATAAGGAAAGTTTTCAACTCTACAGCAAAACAAACAGTGACGCAAGCTACCATGATGGTGGAACTGCCTTCTCGAAACAAAAAGGAAAAGTGATCTTAATTGGACACAAGCTACTGTGGTGGAACTGCATTCCTATCTATGTATTTCTCTTTAGCCATGAATCCTGGACCTTGTTCGTTTGTTTATCCAAAATTTCATCAGTGAAAGGATACAAAGTCTCACACAGAATTAATGTATCTATCGTACAGACTCCCTGGCACTTTTGACCCCACTCCTGACCTGAGTTCCAGAAAGTCAAtagaaacgtacatgtatgttcaaaaATCCCTTTAACTAGGTAGTATCACTTTTATCATAGGATCAAAAGTTGGTCTTTCTTCATCGAGTGGCAAGGAAAAGGATAAGAGCCTATTCAAGAAGTTTACAGTAAGACAGTAAGACAGTAAGACGTACCTTTATTCGACAAATATAAGTACATCTTAGACGTACCTTTTTCTAGTGATAGTCGGTTCTTCCTTGTCCACAAACAACTTGGCACAGCCAATTCAAATTTGGTACCTAATGGCTAGCTTAGCAGGATGCAGGTTAAACCTCCAGTTCTGGCTTTGGGGTATAGAGATCCTGTGATTTGCAAGAATGTTACACTATGATGTACCTTTGTCTGGTGATGGTTGGTTCTTCTTCATCCACGAACAGCTCAGCGCTGCAGCTGATCTCGCCCAGCGTGTTCACCGCCTTGCACACCACCTCCCCCTCGTCGTCAGGGAAAACCTCGGGGATCACCAGGGAGTGCTGGTCGTTGGCCTGGAATATCCGGTACTCCAGGGAATCCTGCACCTCTCTGGAAAGATAGAGAGTTAGCTGTGAGCAGGGAAACCTCCGGAATCACCAGGAAAACCTCGGGGATCACCAGGGAGTGCTGGTCGTTAGCCTGGAATATCCGGTACTCCAGGGAATCCTGCACCTCCCTGGAAAGATGGAGAGTTAGCTATAAGCAAGGAAAACCTCCGGAATCACCAGGGAAAACCTCCGGAATCGCCAGGGAAAACCTCGGGGATCACCAGGGAGTGCTGGTCGTTAGCCTGGAATATCCGGTACTCCAGGGAATCCTGCACCTCCCTGGAAAGATAGAGAGTTAGCTGTAAGCAGGGAAAACCTCCGGGATCACCAGGGAGTGCTGGTCGTTAGCCTGGAATATCCGGTACTCCAGGGAATCCTGCACCTCCCTGGAAAGATAGAGAGTTAGCTGTAAGCAGGGAAAACCTCCGGAATCACCAGGAAAACCTCCGGGAATCACCAGGGAGTGCTGGTCGTTAGCCTGGAATATCCGATACTCCAGGGAATCCTGCACCGCCCTGGAACGATAGAGAGTTAGCTGTAACAAGGGAACCTCCGGAATCACCAGGGAAAACCTTCGGAATCTGTAAGCCTCTGGAATCACTAGGCTAGGGAATGCTGGTCGGTGACCTGGTGACCTCTCTGGAACCGCAGAAGGGTAGTTGTGCTCATCAGTTATATATTTGTGATATGGTGCACATGGTTCTTTGTTGGTTTTTCTCACGAAGAAAGTTGTAGGGTTTAAGAAATCatgtttcaaaaaaatgaatgaaaataataTTGACTGTCAGACATTTAACTTTCAATGGACTGCTGTCCACAATGACAATCTCTTCTATCTGCAAAAATGTGATTCTAACTTTCAAAGGAAATTAATCTTGTATCCTGACAAAGAGAATCTGATGCAGGGAAATACAGACTTGGGAAACTTTGACTACTCTCAAGAAATTTTATGTTGTCAGTGTGGCCTTCTATAGTCTAGAAAAATTTGCCCACATGAAAAACACCCCACCCCTTCTACAGGTAAACCCACCTGTTCTACAGGTAGACCCACCTGTTGTGCAGGTACCAAGCGACCTTCGGCTGCGGGATCCCAATGATGCGGCAGTCGAAGCGCACCTCGCGGCCCTCCATGGCGTCCGTGTCGTGGAATGTGTGGATGAACTTGGGCGGCATGGCGTGCGTCGTGTCCAGCGTGTACTCCTCAGACACGTGGAGCCTGGCGCTGCACGACGTCTCGCCGTAACCGTTACTCGCCTTGCACGTGTACAACCCCTGAAGGAAAGGGAAAGGGAAAGTGAAAAAATTGAAAGtgtaaagtgaaagtgaaaaaagTGCCAATGGAaagtgaaaagtgaaagtgaaaaaaagtaacAATTGAAAGTGAAAGGCAAAAAAAGCCTGGGGAAAAAAGTGAAAGGGAAAAAATGTGAATCAAAGTGATCTTgaactgaagagctattctacCCCTGGTAGTGACGCAGAAGACAGACATGAAATACAGCATTTACAGGGTTATTGTAAcctggcattcagcaccaaggatattACCTGCTTTGCAACATTGGCTACACTACCTACCTGGTCCTCTGGCTAAGCTTCAGGATAAGCTTGGCCATATCGTTCTCAAAGGACACGGAGAAGTTGGGCTTGGGTTTCAGCATGCGGCTGTCCAACATTGGCTACATTTGTGATGAATTGAAATTAAACGAAACCTACCTGGTCCTCTGGGTACGCTGTCTTCAGTATCAGCTTGGCCATATCGTTCTCAAACGACATGTTGAAGTCCTGCGTGGGTTTGAGCAGGCGGCTGTCCAGCAGCCACTCGATGTCGGGGTTGGGGTTCCCGACCACGGTGCAGGCGAAGCACGTTTGAACATTGCATGAGTGACCCagcgggattcaaactcacggcttctagttccagagtcAGGACCCCTTACCACTGGACTACCCATGCTACACTACCTACCTGgtccgttgatgaaggtcagacatccaggtaataagataaggcAAGCAACAGCttctcaagcaacttgatagatTTTAGAAACGGTCAAATGTTTCAGGTAGGATCCACTACattttgtcagtgacactgagtaaGATCTGTTGACTCACCTGGTCCTCTGGGTAGGCTGTCTTCAGGATGAGCTTGGCCATATCGTTCTCAAACGACATGTTGAAGTCCTGCGTGGGTTTCAGCACGCGGCTGTCCAGCAGCCACTCGATGTCGGGGTTGGGGTTCCCGACCACGTTACAGGTGAAGCACGTTCGAACGTTGTATGAGTGACCCagcgggattcaaactcacggcttctagttccagagtcAGGACCCCTTACCGCTGGACTACCCATGCTACACTACCTACCtggtttgttgatgaaggtcagacatccaggtaataagataaggcAAGCAACAGCTTTTTAAAgaaacggtcaaacgtttcaTGTAGGATCCACTCTattttgtcagtgacactgagtaaGATCTGTTGACCCACCTGGTCCTCTGGGTACGCTGTCTTCAGGATGAGCTTGGCCATATAGTTCTCAAACGACATGG belongs to Branchiostoma lanceolatum isolate klBraLanc5 chromosome 15, klBraLanc5.hap2, whole genome shotgun sequence and includes:
- the LOC136420981 gene encoding striated muscle preferentially expressed protein kinase-like — translated: MSFENDMAKLILKTAYPEDQGLYTCKASNGYGETSCSARLHVSEEYTLDTTHAMPPKFIHTFHDTDAMEGREVRFDCRIIGIPQPKVAWYLHNREVQDSLEYRIFQANDQHSLVIPEVFPVQDSLEYRIFQANDQHSLVIPEVFLVQDSLEYRIFQANDQHSLVIPEVFPDDEGEVVCKAVNTLGEISCSAELFVDEEEPTITRQSREGGSTTVAAAVGIIPNFVQRLQNSAVSEGETATFQCRITGDPRPKVMWFHKKREVAAARRVKMSYTEEGVATLVISNASKGDIGVYACVANSPAGKATCVAKLHVETEGENDTRWQVKAKNVRETSYLVDRLQEDCVYFFRVSTENDFGVSEPSEESTASNIREGSDSEDEDVLGRPGLVRQGSVKRRGPPGAPEFLALPEDCFTLEGSTAVFSCMLSTRPAVSTVQWLWTGKVIQESRKHQPVFDARTGESSLTVQSVSLRDMGQYQVKAENQHGAMACSVCLGLAESPQFEDIMEDVEMYVGETGRLEVRLFGKPFPDITWLKGSEELPKEKRITRTRSDEEVVLTINSAVLSDTGVYTCTAKNRAGEVSCKAQVTVSPVPESTDAEDEETCWTKIHTIREQYRIHEELGKGAFGIIKRVTHRKTGKKFAAKYIRYKPHRKADLHREVTVMAKLEHAGIVRLAETFLDNKFIVMVMEYVAMGELLEHLVKVPDLCEADIVQYLAQLLGALQYIHSKDIVHLDIKPENLLLTKSESGQLKLCDFGLSRQLSPETPETCRFGTPEFVAPETVAKEPVHLTTDIWSTGVLLYVLLSGVSPFMGNNDKETYTRVKAGRWAFDQKIFNHISNEAKDFITKMLVVDPKKRPTASQCLEDVWIKTPVSKETAAKISADRLKFFHSRRKWQKSLISVGAPLKMRPISQVLASAGGSQSLGIKRGPDDSDSPLSSEAESTDVEGLTSEADTVDTDSDHAPSPIPGRRPLQPKPGTAVDKTPKKPEKREIPKLPQLVIRRPSLTDSDDNPLSPPLSPPLQREWDKPKGQERSPKGRERSPKRRPRSPSPRRGRREEKRDEKEEGKTQGERTLRPPHLRKSRSFESDRSRSQDKTKTSPKLIKKSDSTEDLRKKSKEKPRPMRRAHSADRYLSSRGIELPGKDGENLVHMLRRMASTEKPSQLETLPEDSAEEGPTPRRVRSEVRSEAATRPAPRVLWTVGSEETKKKKEEGGMKIPRSSIISGGMRDLDTSERPRLKRGKSAEERLKVAEGRETEERRRRLRKAGSAEAALTTSSDDDLPKGEVARDDRRLGARRPGKLRRAISADADISRPLELRRQSSSVRMPEEDSITARQTSLRLIRTESPDGGDGTPGGRALRRSSRPPGKPNPAEVMQVTSDAAVVAWEPPITGARDTLLSYILQYRKEGETLWVTVGTDVREEVLLVEGLEPGKSYRFRVACGNRAGYGPFSKSSKRVQTAQEGAPIKVRKVDKRVGLRRSHTIVELQPATDRVMLKDSIPQKQYNFEEDVARGRYAVVKKCVDIITSKEYASKVVPITPVNRLEKLREYEALSKLKHSKVLELHDAFITSKYLILVCEKYYGGDVLRYLTTKPHYSEEEVAQFITQVLEVRRGVREERGLGRGGG